The Flavobacterium marginilacus genome window below encodes:
- a CDS encoding bifunctional folylpolyglutamate synthase/dihydrofolate synthase: MNYQETTNWMFNQLPMYQLQGASAYKKDLTNIHLLADHLDSPHKKLKCLHVAGTNGKGSTSHMLSSILQEAGYKVGLYTSPHLIDFRERIKINGAEISEDFVCEFIAHHKSFFEANDMSFFEMTVGLAFDYFVKENVDIAVIEVGLGGRLDATNIITPLVSVITNIGIDHVQFLGNTLESIAGEKAGIIKPKIPVVIGEYTPETQPVFSAKAKENNAEIYFASDLITETPPSDLIGDYQQHNKKTVIETFKILNEQTNFKVSGENIQLGLMNVVKNTGLLGRWQQLGANPKVICDTAHNKHGLEIVLKQIQKETFENLHIVLGVVNDKELDEVLPLFPKNAAYYFCRPNIPRGLDADILKEKALMFELTGNTYSSVSEAYATAKNNAAKNDFIYAGGSTFVVAELPLNKEV; this comes from the coding sequence ATGAACTATCAAGAAACCACAAACTGGATGTTTAATCAGCTCCCAATGTATCAATTGCAGGGAGCATCGGCTTATAAAAAAGACTTAACCAACATCCATTTGCTGGCAGACCATCTTGACAGTCCGCATAAAAAGCTAAAATGTCTGCACGTTGCCGGCACAAACGGCAAAGGTTCTACTTCGCATATGCTTTCTTCTATACTGCAGGAAGCGGGCTATAAAGTTGGATTGTACACTTCCCCGCATTTAATTGATTTTCGGGAGCGCATCAAGATCAATGGTGCCGAAATCTCTGAGGATTTTGTCTGTGAATTCATAGCGCATCATAAATCTTTTTTTGAAGCCAATGATATGAGTTTCTTTGAAATGACCGTTGGATTGGCTTTTGATTATTTTGTAAAAGAAAATGTAGATATTGCTGTTATTGAAGTGGGATTGGGCGGAAGACTGGATGCTACAAACATTATCACTCCCCTAGTTTCGGTAATAACCAATATCGGGATTGATCATGTTCAGTTTTTGGGCAATACGCTGGAATCTATCGCAGGTGAAAAAGCAGGAATTATCAAACCTAAAATTCCAGTAGTTATAGGCGAATATACTCCAGAAACTCAGCCTGTTTTTTCAGCAAAAGCCAAAGAAAACAATGCCGAAATCTATTTTGCATCGGATTTGATTACAGAAACTCCTCCTTCTGATTTAATCGGCGATTATCAGCAGCACAATAAAAAAACGGTTATAGAGACTTTTAAAATCCTAAACGAACAAACCAATTTTAAAGTGAGTGGCGAAAACATACAATTGGGTTTGATGAATGTCGTAAAAAACACCGGCCTGCTTGGCAGATGGCAGCAATTGGGAGCAAATCCAAAAGTGATCTGCGATACAGCACACAACAAACACGGTCTCGAAATTGTTTTGAAACAAATACAAAAAGAAACTTTTGAAAACCTTCATATTGTCCTGGGAGTTGTCAATGATAAAGAACTGGACGAAGTACTGCCATTATTTCCAAAAAATGCTGCTTATTATTTTTGCCGGCCAAATATTCCAAGAGGTTTGGATGCTGATATATTAAAAGAGAAAGCTCTAATGTTTGAATTAACAGGAAATACATACAGCTCTGTATCAGAAGCTTATGCCACCGCTAAGAATAATGCCGCAAAAAATGATTTCATATATGCAGGCGGCAGTACCTTTGTAGTGGCTGAACTGCCTTTAAACAAAGAGGTTTAA